A part of Molothrus aeneus isolate 106 chromosome 10, BPBGC_Maene_1.0, whole genome shotgun sequence genomic DNA contains:
- the NMNAT3 gene encoding nicotinamide/nicotinic acid mononucleotide adenylyltransferase 3, with the protein MRSRIPVILLACGSFNPTTNMHMRLFELARDHLHQTGRYQVIEGIMSPVSDSYGKQGLVSARHRVAMASLALETSDWIRVDPWESQQDTWTETVKVLRHHYNEALRTFQSKELTRNKHPTETSTGDSLSCQQPVLPELKLLCGADFLQTFKTPNLWKEEDIKEIVGKFGLVCISRAGSDPSQLIQESDLLSKFQHNIFLVREWIQNEVSATQIRSALRRGLSVKYLIPDSVIAYIAQHNVYTAESERRNQGRLLQPLRLQSTAGNPLRD; encoded by the exons atgaggagcaggatCCCTGTCATCCTGCTGGCCTGTGGCTCCTTTAACCCCACCACCAACATGCACATGCGTTTGTTTGAGCTGGCCAGAGACCACCTGCACCAGACAG gaaGATATCAGGTGATTGAAGGCATAATGTCTCCTGTCAGTGACAGCTATGGGAAGCAAGGCTTGGTGTCAGCAAGGCACCGCGTGGCGAtggccagcctggccctggagaCGTCTGACTGGATCCGGGTGGATCCCTGGGAGAGCCAGCAGGACACGTGGACAGAGACAGTGAAAGTATTAAG gCACCATTACAATGAAGCACTCAGAACTTTCCAGTCCAAGGAGCTCACAAGAAACAAACATCCCACGGAAACTTCTACAGGGGACTCCCTTTCTTGCCAGCAACCAG TTCTACCAGAATtgaagctgctctgtggggctgatTTTCTACAGACATTTAAGACACCCAATCTCTGGAAGGAGGAAGACATCAAAGAAATAGTGGGAAAGTTTGGATTGGTCTGCATCAGCCGGGCTGGCTCTGATCCATCACAGCTCATCCAGGAGTCAGACCTTTTATCTAAATTCCAGCACAACATTTTTCTAGTGAGAGAGTGGATCCAGAATGAAGTCAGTGCGACGCAGATCCGCTCTGCCCTGCGCAGGGGGCTGAGTGTGAAGTACCTGATCCCAGACTCCGTCATTGCCTACATCGCGCAGCACAACGTCTACACCGCGGAGAGCGAGCGCAGGAACCAGGGCcgcctgctgcagcccctcaggctgcaaagcacagcaggaaaCCCTCTGAGGGACTGA